The genomic DNA CACAACTCCAGTGGGTTGCTTGGCTGCCTGCTTGATAGGATTTCGTAATAATTTCAACTTTTTTAGCTACCATAAAGGCTGAGTAAAAGCCCAATCCAAAAAAGCCAATGAGTTGATGTTGGTCTACTTGTTCTTTATATTTTTCTACAAATGCAGCGGCGCCAGAAAAGGCAATTTGGTTAATATATTGCTTGATTTCATCAGCCGTCATGCCTAATCCACCATCTTTAATGGTTAGTGTTTTAGCAGATGGATCAAGCAATACCTCCACCTGTAATGTATCCGTAGCGCCCTCGTAGAGGCCCATAGCAGCTAGCTTTTTAAGCTTTTGAACTGCGTCAACCCCATTGGCGACTAACTCTCTTAAGAAGATATCCTGGTCGGAGTAAAGAAATTTTTTAATAATCGGAAATATATTTTCAGTATGTACCGATATGGTTCCTTTTTCGTTCATGGCTAATATTTAATTAGGGTTAAATCTATCTATGTAGGCTGTATTGCACAGCCAGGCCTGGCTAAATATCTCTAATAGTAGCTAAGTTTTTAACTTTGTTACTAGCCATTGATCCACAAAAATCATGCCAATGCATCTATTCAAATAGATGTACAATCAATGGCGCGGGCTTAAGAGATAAATATTATTGACTATTAAATAGAACAGCATTTTTTACATGGAGTATTGGTATACACAGCACTTATGGCCACCGATAAAAGATTTGGCGCGCAGTAAAGGCTCAGCCCCGCGTCTCCTTCGATAAAAAAATGGCGCTCTAGTAAAGCGCTAACACCTGAGCGATATCTTTTTCAGCGGATTAGAAAATCGTCTGTTTGAAGCGCGCTTGCGGGCTGAGTTCACGATTTTTCCGCTGAAAAAGATATCGATTCAGCTATTTACTATCGGGCCAGACTTTTTATCGAAGGAGATAAGGGACCCAGCCATAGGCGTAAATAGATACTTATAATCAGGTAAAAATAAGATAAATGCCTTAAGCCCGCGCCATTGGGTGTACAATTACCTTTTTCTATGCATCTGATTGCCCCTTATTACGGCAAAGCAGGTTTGGTGATTACCGCAACATGCTCTTTTGTTCCAATATCGTCTTTAAAATTAACCGTCTTGTCATGACCACCTGCATAAGCGTCCAATATATTCAATAGGTACCAGGCACTTGCAATGATAATAAATAGATCACGTGTGCGTTCACATTCCTTAATACGTTTTTCGGTGAATGTAGGATTTGGTTTATCTGCACCTGTCATAAGTAAAGTTCGCTTATGTTTGTGCATCTCCCGGTGTTCTGAATAAATTCTATGGCCAAGAAAGGAAAACCCCAAATACAGGCAAGGCACTTTCCAATAATCTTTGTTATATACCTGCCCTAAGCCAGGAACTACCATAGAGCTAAGCCAGG from Cardinium endosymbiont of Philonthus spinipes includes the following:
- a CDS encoding DUF5683 domain-containing protein, whose protein sequence is MRVCYKFFLMVAGWLYFPYLSQASILPHNFIVSDFSSKSPSILHATKNQSNHQAANQADEAALLYKTMRIQAKVQRSWLSSMVVPGLGQVYNKDYWKVPCLYLGFSFLGHRIYSEHREMHKHKRTLLMTGADKPNPTFTEKRIKECERTRDLFIIIASAWYLLNILDAYAGGHDKTVNFKDDIGTKEHVAVITKPALP